The DNA region CAAGAAAGCAATTCAGGAAATAAAAGACTGGCGCGATGCCTTTATCCATTTCAAACCGAAAACCCTGATCTTTTCCAAAAATAATATCATCAAGCCAGTCAAAGAGTCACTGAAACTTCTCCGTTTTGTCTTTCTGGAGGCAGAGCCTTCTATCTATCAGTTCCGCGGGCACCCAAGTATGGCCGAGATGGATGAGATTTTAGGCGGCATCGAAAAAAGGATTGTTCAGGAAGAATCAGATTGACTCATCCCTGAGAGCCTTGCCCATTACATCACCCGATCACCGGGCTGGCACCCATGCCCCCTGGAAAATAATCTTTTTGAAAATATGGGATAAATCCCGGATTGTGATAACTTTCACTTGCTTTCGGTCGCCGCGAGTCATAAATTTAAGAATTATATAGACTAAACAAAACAACCTGGAGGAATAAATGCCTAACAGAAATGAAGCTTACATCGTGTCGGCCTGCCGCTCTGCCATCGGAACGTTTTTGGGTGGCCTGAGCGGTTTTACGGCAACCCAGCTTGGCGGTTTGGCCATCAAAGAGGCCGTCAAGAGAGCTGGAATCGACCCTAAGAAAATTGATGAAATCATTATGGGGCATGTGGTTCAGGCCGGGGTTGGCCAGGCGCCCGCCCGCCAGGCATCTATGAATGCCGGCATCCCGACCGAGATCGCCTGCTTTACCATCAATAAAGTCTGCGGCTCAGGTCTTAAAGCGGTCATGCTGGCCGCTCAATCGATACGGGCCGGCGATCAGGACTGTATCGTTGCCGGTGGTATGGAGTCGATGTCCGGCACCCCTTATGTTCTCCACGGCGCCAAAGCCGGTCTGAAATTTGGTGACAAAAAACTCCAGGATTCTATGGTTCTCGATGGTCTCTGGTGCGCCTTCAAAAATTGGCATATGGGCTCGGCCGCGGAATTGACCGCCCGCAAAGCCGGTATCTCTCGGCAGGAACAGGATGAATTCGCCTATAATTCCCACAAGAAAGCGATTGCCGCAATACAGGGTGGTAAATTCAAACAGGAAATATTCTCCGTCGAGATTCCGCAGAAGAAGGGCGACCCGCTCAAGTTCGAAAAAGATGAATGCCCGCGCCCCGATATCTCCATGGAAGGCCTGGCCAAATTGAAACCGGCTTTTGAAAAGGATGGTACCGTCACGGCCGGAAACGCCCCGGGACTGAATGATGGTTCCGCCGCCTGTGTCGTGGTATCTGAGAAATTCCTTAAGGAGAATAATCTGACCCCGATGGCCAGAATTATTGAATACACTACCGCCGGCACCGAACCGGAACTTCTCTTCTTCGCCCCTATTCATGCCGTCCGGAAACTCTGCGGCAAGATGGGGGTCGATGTTCATCATTTTGACCTGATTGAAGCCAACGAGGCTTTTTCGGTGCAGGCGCTGGCCGACGGCAAGGAACTTGGCTGGGACTGGAACCGCGTTAACGTGCATGGCGGCGCCGTAGCTCTGGGACACCCCATCGGAGCCTCCGGAACCCGCGTTTTGACCACTCTTATCTATGCCCTTAAAGACAGAGGTAAGAAGAACGGACTGGCAACTCTTTGTCTCGGCGGCGGCCATGCCGTGGCCCTGGCAATTGAGATGATTTGACATCAATGAGGAACATAAGAATGGGTCTGGACGATATTAAAATAATCGGCATCATCGGGGGCGGCACCATGGGCAACGGTATCGCCCATGTATGTGCCCAGTGCGGTTACAATGTTGTTTTGGTCGACACCACGGATGAACTGCTGGGTCGAGCAATCAAAACTATAACAGCCAATCTTGACCGAATGGTGAAAAAAGAGAAAATCACCGAGCAGGATAAGACGGCCATCCTCAGTCGGATCAGAATCACTACCGACATGCATGATGTCAAAACGGCTCAGGTGGTCATTGAGGCGATTTATGAAAATCTCGAGGCCAAACTGAAGATATTCAAAGAGTTGGATAATATCTGCGGTCCCGAGGTCATCCTCGCATCGAATACATCCTCCTTGCCGATTACCCAGATGGCTGCCACCACGAAGCGTGCGGATCGGGTTATCGGGATGCATTTCATGAATCCCGTGCCGATGATGCTGCTGATCGAGCTCATCAGAGGCATCGCCACCAGCGATTATACTTTTCAATTGATACGCGACCTCTCGCTTAAACTGGGAAAGACTCCGGTCGAGGTCAATGATTATCCCGGATTCATTTCCAATCGGATACTGATGCCGATGATTAATGAAGCCGTTTATGCCCTGATGGAGGGGGTCGCTTCCGCCGAGGATATCGATACCGTCATGAAGCTCGGTATGAACCATCCCATGGGACCCCTTACCCTGGCCGACTTCATCGGCCTTGATGTCTGCCTGGCCATCATGGAGGTACTGTACGTCGGATTTTCCGATTCGAAATATCGTCCCTGCCCGCTTCTCTGGAAAATGGTGCAGGCCGGATACCTGGGTCGAAAAACCGGCCGCGGCTTTTTCGTTTACGAAAAATAAGGAGTTTTTATGGATTTTTATCTGTCTGAAGACGACCTGATGATCAAGGAGACAGCCCGGGATTTCGCCCGGAAAAGGCTGATTCCCAATGCGCTCAAATTCGATGAGGAAGATGGTGTCCCGCGCGAACTGATCGACGAAATGGCCGAACTCGGTTATCTCGGTATGATGCTGCCGGAAAAATATGGCGGCCTGGGACTCTCCACGGTCAGTTTCTGCGGCGCCCTCGAGGAAATCTGCGCCGCCTGCGCCGGGGTCGGCATTCTGATGTCGGTGCAGAACTCGCTCTGCGGCGAAATCATCTACAAATTCGGCTCCGATTATCTCAAGGATAAATATCTTCCGCAACTGGCGACCGGGCTGGTCGGCTCCTACTGCGTCACCGAGCCGAATGCCGGTACCGATGTTGCCAGTATCGCCACCGCCGCCGAGGATAAGGGTGACCATTTCATGGTCAACGGCACCAAGACTTTTGTGACCAACGGCGGCTTCGCCGGAATTCTGATCGTTTT from Candidatus Zixiibacteriota bacterium includes:
- a CDS encoding 3-hydroxybutyryl-CoA dehydrogenase, with amino-acid sequence MGLDDIKIIGIIGGGTMGNGIAHVCAQCGYNVVLVDTTDELLGRAIKTITANLDRMVKKEKITEQDKTAILSRIRITTDMHDVKTAQVVIEAIYENLEAKLKIFKELDNICGPEVILASNTSSLPITQMAATTKRADRVIGMHFMNPVPMMLLIELIRGIATSDYTFQLIRDLSLKLGKTPVEVNDYPGFISNRILMPMINEAVYALMEGVASAEDIDTVMKLGMNHPMGPLTLADFIGLDVCLAIMEVLYVGFSDSKYRPCPLLWKMVQAGYLGRKTGRGFFVYEK
- a CDS encoding acetyl-CoA C-acetyltransferase, producing MPNRNEAYIVSACRSAIGTFLGGLSGFTATQLGGLAIKEAVKRAGIDPKKIDEIIMGHVVQAGVGQAPARQASMNAGIPTEIACFTINKVCGSGLKAVMLAAQSIRAGDQDCIVAGGMESMSGTPYVLHGAKAGLKFGDKKLQDSMVLDGLWCAFKNWHMGSAAELTARKAGISRQEQDEFAYNSHKKAIAAIQGGKFKQEIFSVEIPQKKGDPLKFEKDECPRPDISMEGLAKLKPAFEKDGTVTAGNAPGLNDGSAACVVVSEKFLKENNLTPMARIIEYTTAGTEPELLFFAPIHAVRKLCGKMGVDVHHFDLIEANEAFSVQALADGKELGWDWNRVNVHGGAVALGHPIGASGTRVLTTLIYALKDRGKKNGLATLCLGGGHAVALAIEMI